GTTGTGCAGGTTTTCCCTCAAGATGCCGTTGCTCATTCTTTCTCCCGCCTTAAAACCGGAACCGGAAATCGGTCGAAATATTCAAAAGAATAGTATTTCAGCTTTATTGCCGCCAAGTCAACTGTTTTTTTCACCTTCTCGCGCTTGCCCGCAGGTTTCCAATCCTGTATCTTTGGCGCTGTCCCGCAACGCCCGATAAGCTGATTGGAACTGAAATGAAAAAGATCGCCGGTCAATTGGCCATCCCTGATTACGAGAAACTGCTGGATGCGACGGCCTCGTACTGCAGACGGCTGCTGCCCGCCGGCGAGTACGTGCCGCCGGTTCCCGGAGAGGTGGCAGTCTGCCTGCCGGAGTTGCGCGGGATCAGGCTCGTGCTCTGGGATATCTACGGTACCCTGTTCGCCACCCGCGCCGGAGACCTCGAAGGGTCGCTGAGTGCGCCCGAGGCGATGCTGGGTGCGTTCGGACTGACGGCCGACGAGTTCGGTTTCACGGCCGCTTTCGGCTCGCGCGATGAGGCCGCTCTGTGGCTGCGGGATTGCTACCTGGAACTGATAGAAACCGAGCGCGAAGAAAAAAAGAAAAACCAATTCCCGTTCCCTGAAGTCCGTATCGAGCACGTCTGGAGAAGCATACTCGGACGACTGGACAGCCGCGGATGGCGGCGTGACAGCAGCAATGACAGACTTCTGCCCTACCTGGTGTCGCTGTTTTACGAAATTTCTTTCCAGCAGGCGATTATCTACACCGCTGCCTGGCCGGCGCTGACGAGTATTAAAAGGCAGGGTCTGTTACAGGGTATCGTGTCCAACGCACAGTTTTACACCCCCCTGCTGCTGGACCATTTCCTGCGCAGCCAGTCCGGCGGGCAGTGCTCCTCGCCCTGGGAGATTTTCGATCCGGGCCTTAGCGCGTTTTCCTATTTGCCCGGGCTTTCCAAGCCCGACCCACGGATTTTCCAGCCGGTTCTGGATCAGGCCGCGGTGCGGGGAATCGCGGCGGCGGAGATTCTCTACGTGGGCAACGACAAGTTCAATGACGTCCACTGCGCATCGCAGCTCGGTCTCCGTACCGCCCTGTTCGCCGCCGACAGCAGCTCACTCAAGCTTCACAGGGACAACGAAGCGGCGGACCGGGCCGAACCGGACGCGGTGGTGACGGATTTCTGCCAGTTGCCGTTTATTCTCGGCCGGAGCGGCAACCGGAGCGACCAGGTGCTGAAAATGGCTGTCTGGCACTACCATTTCCGGCCCGGCGGCGTAACCAGCGTGGTCCGGGACACGCTGCTTTCAATCGGCGGCTCCGCTGGTTGGAAACGCTGCGAAATCACTCTGCTGGCCTCGGAAGCGGAATCCGGCGGCTGGCCCGGCTGGATTGCAAAGCTGAACGAAATTCCCGGCCTGAGTGTGCGTGCGGTGGACATTCCCGGCCTGGCTTACGATGACCAGGATTGCGAAAATACCGCCGATTACGAGCGGAGGGCGGCTAATTTGTGCGAGGAACTGATCCGCTGTCTGGACCTCGACGGCTGCACGCGTGAAAACCCGTTCGTGCTGCACGTGCATAACGCGGAACTGGGTAAAAACCCCGTGGCGGCCGGCTCGATTCGTCTGCTTGCCCACCGGGCGCTGGAGGAAGAACTCCCGCTGGTGGTCCTGAACCAGACCCACGATTTCGCCGAACTCCATCGCCCTGACCGGGTGCGGGCCTGGCGCAACGCAACCTGCCTGGAAGCAAGCGAAAGCCTGGTCCGCTGGGTACTGCCCGCCGCGCGGAACATGGTCCACGCGGCCCTGACCGGACTTGACCGCGACAGGTTGATCTCCACCGGACTCGAATCGCGCAGTGCGTTCGTGTTGCCCAATCCGGTCACGGACGGCCCGGCGGTGCGCAGCGCGCGATGCGAAGTGCTGGAGAAAGCCCTGGGTGGCAGGCCCTACCTGCTGGCCGCTCAGAAAGTCATGCGCCGCAAGAATACTCTCGAACTGCTGCTTGTCACGGCAGCCGTGCGCGCGGGAGGGTTCGACACGGGGCTGGTGATCACCCTGCCGGCGGCCTCGGAAGCCGACAGGCAATACGAGCAGCTCGTACTTAAAGCCGCGGATATGCTAGCTCTGCCGGCTCTGATCGGCCTGGAACGCAGCCTGGGAGACAAAGCGCCGGAATTCGGCCGGGTGCTGGCCGGCGCCTCCGCCCTGGTTACCGCCAGCGTGATGGAAGGTTTCGGGATGGGGTTCCTCGAGGGCTGGGTGGCGGGACGGCCCGTGCTGGGACGCTGGATCGACGGGCCGTGCGACGATTTCACGGAGGCCGGTGTAGACCTGAGCCACCTTTACCGGACACTGCTGGTGGACCCGGCCTGGATCGAGGGCGGTATCAGTCGGCTGATGGATGCTTACCGGGGATATACTGAATCACTGAGGGATCAGCTTGGCTTTCCATCACTGCAGCGGCAGGAATTCGAGAATGCTTTCCGCAGGCATAAAATTCACGAAATTTCCGGTCGGGGTAATTACGTGGATTTCGGCGACCTCAGCGCCGACATGCAGTGTGAAATACTCGAGCGAATCGCTGGAGGGCCAACCGGCGATACACTTAAAGCGTTACTTGAGCTCAATCCGTCATTGCTTACGTGGCGCAAGGCAGTAACTAAAGCAGACAATCTCGTCGATCGAAATCGCCAGGCCGTGCTGGACAACTACGATTTAGCTTTGACGGCCCGCCGGCTGGCCTCGGTGATTACGGCCGCGGCGGCTCAATTGAATGACCCCGGCGCCGGTTCGCGTGTGCCTGAGCACTCGGACCGCTCGCTTGCCCCCCTGCTGGAGGAAACGGTTTCCCTTCACGATACGAGACTGTTATATTCCTGAGCGGGACGGGTCGGTATTACCGGTTGCCCAATTTTTGTAAACCCGGATTCCCCACCTGAAGATTGAAAATGATTTCCGAAACCGGCCTAAGGTGTTAAATTATAATGAAAACCTCGCATTCGAGAGGTGCTGTACGGCTCAGCTCAAGGGTGAAGGTTCAAGGTCGGTTTTAACACAGCCGTCTCAGGCTTTAATTTCATGGTTTAAAAGTAACATCGGTGGATTGCCCTCGGGGGGAGAAGCGTCTCTTTTTCCATGCTCAGACCCGGAAAATCATTGATGCTCACAATGAGAACGGATAATTTTTCGTAGAGACGAAGGAACTCTCTCGCTTCAAGCTGAAAAGGATGAATGTTGTCGCTCAGAATCGAAAAAGAAGGCGATCTCTTCCTGTTTTTCTATTTTGAGATGGTGAATGGCGATTTAAACCAGTGACAGCTTGGCATACCGGACGTGCTCTCCAAATTATTATTGAAAACATTCTTTGCACCAGTTTACCTGCGATGGGCATTTCAAATGACTGAAAAGTTCATTGCAGGCGGAGGAAAAAACGAGAATGAAGTGCCTGATCATCGCTGCGGGAAAAGGCAGTCGGCTACAACTGATGGGTGCCAGCAAACCGCTCATTCCCATCCTGGGTATTCCATTGATCGAACGGGTCGTCCGCTCCGCTATGGAGGCGGGGGCGGATGAATTTTATGTGATAACCGGATACCGGGGAGATCAGGTTCGCACCTCTCTGGAGCAACTATCACAGCGTCTTGAGATCCCCATTACCACCATTATCAATGAGGATTGGGAGAAGGACAACGGCTTTTCGGTCTTCAAGGCACGGGAATACCTGCGGGAACCATTTTTTCTGCTGATGGCGGATCATCTCTTTGATCCGGCTATTGCCCGTAAGTTGATGGCGCTTCCTTTGGTTGATGGCGAAATTATTCTCGGCGTGGATAGTGATATCCGCAATCCTCTCATCGACATGGGGGATGTCACCCGGGTAAAAACCGAAGGTGGGAAAATAATCAACATCGGCAAAAGCCTGGTAAGCTTCAACGGCTTTGACTCAGGTGTTTTCCTGTGCACACCAGCCATTTTTAGTGCGCTGGAGCAGTGCAAAGGGAAAAACGGCGATACTACACTGTCCGGAGCGGTGCAGGCTCTTGCTGACGAGGACCGGGCCAAAGCGGTCGATATCAGAAGTCTTTTCTGGATTGATGTGGATGATCCCTCGGCTTTCAGATGGGCGGAGAACGCACTCTTGGACGATTTAGGAGACAAGCCCAGCGACGGTCTTGTCTCGCATTACTTGAACAGACCTTTGTCAATGAGGATTACCCGCCGGCTGGCGAATTACAGAATCACCCCAAATCAAATATCCATGTTCTCGTTCCTGTGTTCCGTACTGGCCGCCGGCCTGTTTGCACTCGGTGGTTATCCCACCCTGTTGCTGGGCGCCTTTCTGGCCCAGTTTGCCTCGATTATCGACGGCTGCGATGGCGAAGTGGCGCGGCTCAAATTCCAAAACAGCCGCTACGGCGGTTGGTTCGATGCAATCCTGGACCGTTATGCCGATGCCTTCCTGCTTTTCGGGCTCATCTGGCACGCATATGCATCCAAGATGGATAACCTTATCCTGTTTGTCGGATTTCTGGCGATTATCGGTTCCTTCATGGTAAGCTATACGGCGGACAAATACGACAGCCTGATGCGCGACCGGATCAGTCAGGGCAAGAGATTTCGTTTGGGCCGCGATACCCGTATCTTTGCGATATTTCTCGGCGCCATTATCAACCAGGTCTATTTGACGCTGGTAGTAATTGCAGTTGTAATGAATATTGAAACAATTCGCCGCGTCATCATCTGCCGGGATCATGAATAGCATGGAATGCGCAAAACAAAAGATTAGAGCGATTATTGCGGAGTCCAAGGTACCGGAAGACTCTCGCCATGCCGAAAACACCCTCGAGTGGCTGTTAAGGCTTGATCCCCGGGCCGACCCGGCGCTGCAAATCGCTTCTCTCGCCCATGATCTCGACCGGGCTGTTGAGGATCAAAAGGTCCATCGTGCAGATTTTGACGATTATGATTCCTTCAAGGCCGCTCATGCACGTAACGGAGCGAAGATTCTGCGAGCGATCCTGGATAAGTGTGGTATAGCCAAGCCTGCTGCTGACGAGGCTTGCCGGTTAGTAACACTTCACGAGGTCGGCGGCGATCCCCGTTCCGATCTGCTCAGGGATGCAGATGGTATTTCCTTTTTTGAGATCAATCTGCCTCTGTACTACCAACGTGAAGGCTGGGAGGAAACCATGTTTCGCAGTATCTGGGGCTATCGACGTCTCTCGGCACGGAGAAAAAAGTTCGTGAAAAAAATAACATACCAGGATGTGGTACTAACGCGCCTGCTAAAAGAAGCGATCCAGGCTAAATAGAGGTGAGGTTGATCTATGAGTGATTTTTATCAGCATCCGATAATCGCTACCCTGCACCGCCTCGGCAAACCGTCGCTGGAGAAGCTGGAAGAAGACCTGGTGCAGAATGCGCGCAGAAGACCGATTGCCTTGATCATTCCGGTGACCCTGGAGGACTCCCGTCAGGCGGTTTTCGACAACATCCTCGCCCAACTGGCCGAGGTGCCGTATCTGAAGCGGTATGTTTTCACCGTGGGCTGTACCGAGTCGCTCCAGGAGTACGCTTCGATTTACCACAAGGTCAAGGGCGCAATTCCCGAGGCAACCCTGATCTGGGCAGGCAGTCCCCGCATCAGGGCCCTGATCGAGCGGATGGAGGCCAGCGACCTGCATATCGGCGGCGATGGCAAGGGACGGAGCGTGTGGCTGGCCTACGGCTACATTATCGCCATGGACGATTGCCGGGTGATGGCGCTCCACGACGCGGATATCGTCAACTACGACCGCGAGCTGCTGGCCCGGCTGGTGTTCCCTGTAGCCAGCGTGCGACACAACTACGAGTTCAGCAAGGGATATTACAGCCGCGTGGCGGACAGGATGTACGGCCGGGTTACCCGGCTGTTCATCACCCCGTTGATCCGTGCGTTCCAGGACCTGCTGGGACCCAGTAATTTCCTGACCTACATGGACGCATTCCGCTATCCGCTGGCCGGTGAGTTCGCTGTCAGCGACAGTCTGGCCAGGAGCAACAAGATCCCGGGAGACTGGGGCCTGGAGATCGGCACGCTGGCAGAGGTTTACCGCAACTGCGCCCATAAGCGAATCTGCCAGGTGGATATCGCCGAAAACTACGAGCACAAACATCAGGAACTGGGGCAGGAGGGTAAGCCTCGCGGCCTGAGCAGGATGACCGAGGATATCGCCAAGGTGTTTTTCCGGACGCTGGCGAGCCAGGGCGCCGTGTTCTCCTCCAGTTCACTTCATTCGCTGATAGGCATTTACCGCCGCCAGACCTACATAGTGACCGAGCACCACGAGGCGGATGCGGCGATCAACGGCCTGCACTACGACAGGCACTCCGAGCTGATCGCGGTGGACACGTTCGCCCGCTCGCTGGTCAGCGGCGGCGAAGCGTTTTTCGAGGACCCGATGGGGCCGCCGCAGATTCCCAACTGGAACCGTGTTCTTTCGGCGGACCACGCTTTCCTGAAGGACGTGGTCAAATATCCCGAGCTGGATATGAAAGAAGCGGCGAATCAGTTCGTCTGATCCAGCTTCGGCAGGTGAAGGATAACAGGGCATCCCGTGGATGCCCTGTTTGTGCAGGACCGGTTTCAAACCAGCCAGCTCGTGCGGTGGGGCTCCATGAACAGTTTGCCGTTTTCCAGTTGCTGGCCGCCCAGGATATCTGTCAGGTTCTCCGCTATGCCGAGATCCGCCAGCGCAACCTCCAGCGGATCGGGGCGGACATTGCTCAGTACGTACAGTTCCTGGCCGCCGCCGCTGCGCTTGAAAGCCAGCAAAAAAGGCTGATCGGGGTGGAACACCTCCAGTTCCGCGTTGGGGTGCAGAGCCGGCTGTTGACGGCGGACCCGGATCAGGTGACAGTACTGGTTAAACACGAGCGCCCGGAACGAACCCGGATCACCGAGTTCCCGCCGCAGCAGTTCCAGATCGAGGTGCTGACGGTTGATCCGCCGTTTCTGGCCCGATTGCTCCACGCCCTCGTTCCAGTTTCTCGATCCCAGCAAGCTGTGGAGATAAACCGCCGGGACTCCGGGCAGGGCAAGCTGAATCTCCTGACTGGCCAGGAACCGTCGCGCATGGGCGGCATCGCCTTCCGGGCCGTCCGGCTCCCTCATCGCATCCACAAAGGTTACATTCAGTTCGTAGGGGCTTTCACTGCCGTCCGGGTTGCGCTTCAGCGATACGTCGCCGCCCATCCGCCGGGCATGGTTGACCAGCGCCTCGATATCCGCGGGTGAGATAATGCCCTCCACCGGCCTCATCCCGATCCCGTCGTGGCTGGCCGTGAAATTGAAAAAAGTGCAGTCCGGACTCCTGATATTCAGGCAGCGCCGCGCCCAGTTTTCCATTACGCGAGTATCGTGCTTGATAAACGAGTGCAGCAGCAGCGGGGGCAGGCTGAAATTGTAGACCATCTGCGCCTCGTCGCCGCCGTCGCCGTAATAAGCGACATTTTCCCCGTGGGGTACGTTGGTCTCGGTGATCAGGATCACTTGCGGCGCCACCTGGTCCAGTATCGAGCGCATCAGCTTGACCACCTCGTGAGTTTCCGGCTGATGGATGCAGTTGGTGCCGATCGTTTTCCACAGATAAGCTATCGCATCCAGCCGGATCAGCCGGGCGCCTTTGCTGACGTAGAACAGCAGCACCTCGATCATCATCGCCAGCACTTTCGGCTCCGCGAAGTTCAGGTCCACCTGGTCAGTGCTGAACGTAGTCCAGAGATGGACCTCCCGGCCGTTGTCTTTGGTGAACGGGCTCAGCACGGGAGTTGCGCGGGGCCGGGTGACCTGGCTCAGATCGGTCGCGGGGTCGACCTCGATTGCCAGCCCGGCCAAAGCGGGATCATCCGCCAGGTATCTCCGGAACCAGTCGCTTTCGGCGCTGAGATGGTTGATTACCAGGTCCACCATCAGCTCGAAATTACTCTCGATACTCTCCACCTCGTCCCATGCGCCCAACTCCGGGTTGACCTGGTGGTAGTCGCAGACCGAGAACCCGTCGTCCGAGGAGTACGGGAAAAAGGGCAGGATGTGCACGGCGCTGAACAGACCGGTCAGGTGCTCGTCAAGGAACGTGCGCAGCGCGTGCAGGGGTGTTTCTCCGGGTGAAAGGAGCGTGTCGCCGTAGGTGATCAGCACCACATCGGACTGGTCGAAGTAGCCGTCCCGCGCGCCGCGTCCGCCTGCGCCGGTCGGCAGCGAAGAGTACTGCCGGATGATTTGCCCGATCAGCTCACCGGCAACGTCCGCCCTCCGGTCACCGTATATTATTTCCAGCGATCGTCTGATTCGCTCGCTGCCGCTCATCGACACCCCTCGTCTGGACTTCGTTGCCGTCGGGCTACTATCCCTCGACGGCTTGAAAAATACCGGGGGGGACTGTGAAAGGCAACCCATTACCCTTGCACTCAGCGCCCTGTACCGTTGCCGCCACGGGGGGAGTGCGGAATTCAAGACACTTTTCCCCTTTGCGAGAGTTAGTTACTATAGATATGGCTGCGTCCCTGCCGGATTGACCGGCTGCTCCGGGCCAGACGCCATCGTCAGCAACCCGGCCGGGCGGCCGAAGCATGCCCGCGAACCCTCGAGGGGCCGCACCTGCCCCCTCGGCCGATAGATACCTTCCTGCATCACCAACGCCTGGACCACCAGACCCCGGAGTGCGCCATGAATAACCGTAATACCAGCCGCCGCGATGCAATCAGAACAATTGCCCTGGGAGGAGCCGCTCTCGCACTGGGCCACACTATGCCCGGCTGCGGAAACGGAGAGCAACGCTCCGGCCATAACACTCGACCCAATATCCTGTTCGTCTTCACCGATGACCATGCCGCCCAGGCGATCAGCGCCTACGGCTCGCGGATCAACCGGACTCCCAATATCGACAGGCTGGCCGACGAGGGCGTGTTGTTCCGCAACTGTTTCTGCACCAACTCCATCTGCGCGCCCAGCCGGGCCGTGATCCTCACCGGCAAGCACAGTCACCTCAACGGTGTGATAGACAACCGGCCGGAGTCGATGTTCGACGGTTCGCAGCAGACGTTTCCCAAGCTGATGCGTCAGGCCGGTTACCAGACCGCGATTATCGGCAAATGGCACCTCAGGAGCGAACCCACCGGTTTCGACTACTGGGAGGTATTGCGCGGGCAGGGACCGTACTACAACCCGCTGATGCTCAAGGCCGGCGGCGAGGTGCAGCATACCGGCTACACGACGGATATCATCACCGACCTGTCGCTGGACTGGCTGGAAAACGGTCGTGACAAGACCAGGCCGTTCATGCTGATGTGCCAGCACAAAGCGCCCCACCGCCTGTGGGCGCCGGGGCCGGACCACCTGGACGATTTCGACGGTGAGGCGATCCCGGAACCCCCTACCCTGTTCGACGACTACGAGGGGCGGGGCACGGCGGCGCACACCCAGGAGATGACTATCGCCGGGCACATGAATGAACGCGATCTGAAACTGGAACCCCCGCGCTACCTGAACGAAGAGCAGTTGAAACGCTGGAACGAGGCCTATGCCGTTGAAAACGAGGAGTTCAACAAAGCCGGCCTGGAGGGCGACAACCTGCTGCGCTGGAAATACCAGCGCTATATCAAGGACTACCTGCGCTGCGTGCAGTCGGTCGATGACAACCTGGGGCGGATGCTGGCTTACCTGGAGCAGTCCGGCCTGGCGGACAACACCGTGGTGATCTACAGTTCGGACCAGGGATTTTACCTGGGAGAACACGGCTGGTTCGACAAGCGGTTCATGTACGAAGAGAGCCTGAGGATGCCCCTGCTGGTGCGCTGGCCCGGCACGGCCGGTGCGGGCGTGGAGAATACCGACCTGGTGCAGAACCTCGATTTCGCCGAGACGTTTCTCGATATCGCCGGGGCCGCTGTACCCCAGGACATGCAGGGCCGCAGCCTTGTGCCGCTGATCAAGGGCCGGACTCCGCCTGACTGGCGCAAATCGATTTACTACCACTACTACGAGTGGCCGGCGGTGCACATGGTGCGGCGCCACTACGGGGTCCGCACGGAGCGCTACAAGCTGATCTACTTCTACAACCTGGACGAGTGGGAACTCTACGACCTCCAGCGCGACCCCTCGGAGCTGCGCAGCCTGTACGGCAACCCGTTTTACGAGGAGATAACGGCTGAACTCAAGCGGGAACTGGCAAGCTTGCGCGCGCGCTATGCCGTGCCCGAGGTTGACCCGGTGCCGATACCGGAACAGTGAGCGGACGACAGGAAACACGGCCAGACAAATGAGCCTTGGGTCTTGATGGAGTCTTTCATCACGGGCCTTGCACTTAGTACGTTCACTCAGGCATGCTTGTAACCGGAAAAAGGCAATGAAAGTTTCGCTGCCAGTCAACTACAAAGCAGCCCTCTGGATAATAGCGGCAGGCATGGCGCTGAGGCTGCTCGTGCTGGCGCTGTGCCTCGATACGCCGCTGTTCGGCGACGCCCACGCGTACCATCGCTTTGCCATGATGTATCTCAATGGCGAATCGTTTGACACAGTCCGCGCTCCGGGACTTTCGCTGTGGCTGGCCGCCTGGTATGGCGTGTTCGGCGCCGGCCAGTTGTCGTCCATGCTCTCAATCCTGCCGTTCCACCTGATTCTCAGCGCCGCAATCTATTATTATTCAGCCAGACTGGTCAACGCCAGGGCCGCCCTGATCGCCCTGGCGCTGATCAGCTTCTATCCCTCGTTCGTGTTTCATTCGGTCTGGCCGCTGACCCAGGTGCCGATGGCCGCGGCTCTGGCGTTGACGTTGTATCTGCTCGACAGCAAACCATCCCCGACCCACGCACTTGCTGCCGGGCTTCTGCTGGGATTCGCCATTCTGCTGCGTCCCAACTGCGTGATCCTTGCCCCGGTGCTGAGCCTGATCATATTGCTGCGGAAAAACCGCCGCGCTTTCGTTTCGGCATCCGTGCTGCTGGCTGTATCGCTGGCTCCGG
The nucleotide sequence above comes from Candidatus Glassbacteria bacterium. Encoded proteins:
- a CDS encoding DUF4202 domain-containing protein, which translates into the protein MNSMECAKQKIRAIIAESKVPEDSRHAENTLEWLLRLDPRADPALQIASLAHDLDRAVEDQKVHRADFDDYDSFKAAHARNGAKILRAILDKCGIAKPAADEACRLVTLHEVGGDPRSDLLRDADGISFFEINLPLYYQREGWEETMFRSIWGYRRLSARRKKFVKKITYQDVVLTRLLKEAIQAK
- a CDS encoding sugar phosphorylase, whose product is MGCLSQSPPVFFKPSRDSSPTATKSRRGVSMSGSERIRRSLEIIYGDRRADVAGELIGQIIRQYSSLPTGAGGRGARDGYFDQSDVVLITYGDTLLSPGETPLHALRTFLDEHLTGLFSAVHILPFFPYSSDDGFSVCDYHQVNPELGAWDEVESIESNFELMVDLVINHLSAESDWFRRYLADDPALAGLAIEVDPATDLSQVTRPRATPVLSPFTKDNGREVHLWTTFSTDQVDLNFAEPKVLAMMIEVLLFYVSKGARLIRLDAIAYLWKTIGTNCIHQPETHEVVKLMRSILDQVAPQVILITETNVPHGENVAYYGDGGDEAQMVYNFSLPPLLLHSFIKHDTRVMENWARRCLNIRSPDCTFFNFTASHDGIGMRPVEGIISPADIEALVNHARRMGGDVSLKRNPDGSESPYELNVTFVDAMREPDGPEGDAAHARRFLASQEIQLALPGVPAVYLHSLLGSRNWNEGVEQSGQKRRINRQHLDLELLRRELGDPGSFRALVFNQYCHLIRVRRQQPALHPNAELEVFHPDQPFLLAFKRSGGGQELYVLSNVRPDPLEVALADLGIAENLTDILGGQQLENGKLFMEPHRTSWLV
- a CDS encoding NTP transferase domain-containing protein, translating into MKCLIIAAGKGSRLQLMGASKPLIPILGIPLIERVVRSAMEAGADEFYVITGYRGDQVRTSLEQLSQRLEIPITTIINEDWEKDNGFSVFKAREYLREPFFLLMADHLFDPAIARKLMALPLVDGEIILGVDSDIRNPLIDMGDVTRVKTEGGKIINIGKSLVSFNGFDSGVFLCTPAIFSALEQCKGKNGDTTLSGAVQALADEDRAKAVDIRSLFWIDVDDPSAFRWAENALLDDLGDKPSDGLVSHYLNRPLSMRITRRLANYRITPNQISMFSFLCSVLAAGLFALGGYPTLLLGAFLAQFASIIDGCDGEVARLKFQNSRYGGWFDAILDRYADAFLLFGLIWHAYASKMDNLILFVGFLAIIGSFMVSYTADKYDSLMRDRISQGKRFRLGRDTRIFAIFLGAIINQVYLTLVVIAVVMNIETIRRVIICRDHE
- a CDS encoding sulfatase, with protein sequence MPGCGNGEQRSGHNTRPNILFVFTDDHAAQAISAYGSRINRTPNIDRLADEGVLFRNCFCTNSICAPSRAVILTGKHSHLNGVIDNRPESMFDGSQQTFPKLMRQAGYQTAIIGKWHLRSEPTGFDYWEVLRGQGPYYNPLMLKAGGEVQHTGYTTDIITDLSLDWLENGRDKTRPFMLMCQHKAPHRLWAPGPDHLDDFDGEAIPEPPTLFDDYEGRGTAAHTQEMTIAGHMNERDLKLEPPRYLNEEQLKRWNEAYAVENEEFNKAGLEGDNLLRWKYQRYIKDYLRCVQSVDDNLGRMLAYLEQSGLADNTVVIYSSDQGFYLGEHGWFDKRFMYEESLRMPLLVRWPGTAGAGVENTDLVQNLDFAETFLDIAGAAVPQDMQGRSLVPLIKGRTPPDWRKSIYYHYYEWPAVHMVRRHYGVRTERYKLIYFYNLDEWELYDLQRDPSELRSLYGNPFYEEITAELKRELASLRARYAVPEVDPVPIPEQ
- a CDS encoding glycosyl transferase encodes the protein MSDFYQHPIIATLHRLGKPSLEKLEEDLVQNARRRPIALIIPVTLEDSRQAVFDNILAQLAEVPYLKRYVFTVGCTESLQEYASIYHKVKGAIPEATLIWAGSPRIRALIERMEASDLHIGGDGKGRSVWLAYGYIIAMDDCRVMALHDADIVNYDRELLARLVFPVASVRHNYEFSKGYYSRVADRMYGRVTRLFITPLIRAFQDLLGPSNFLTYMDAFRYPLAGEFAVSDSLARSNKIPGDWGLEIGTLAEVYRNCAHKRICQVDIAENYEHKHQELGQEGKPRGLSRMTEDIAKVFFRTLASQGAVFSSSSLHSLIGIYRRQTYIVTEHHEADAAINGLHYDRHSELIAVDTFARSLVSGGEAFFEDPMGPPQIPNWNRVLSADHAFLKDVVKYPELDMKEAANQFV